Proteins encoded together in one Oncorhynchus nerka isolate Pitt River linkage group LG19, Oner_Uvic_2.0, whole genome shotgun sequence window:
- the surf4 gene encoding surfeit locus protein 4, with translation MGQEELMSRAEDVADQFLRMTKQYLPHLARLCLISTFLEDGIRMWFQWNEQKDYIEATWGCGYFLATCFVLLNLTGQLGGCVLILSRNFVQYACFGLFGVIALQTVAYSILWDIKFLMRNLALGGGLLLLLAESRSEGKSMFAGVPSMGESSPKQYMQLGGRVLLVLMFMTLLHFDPSFFSILQNMVGTALIILVAIGFKTKLAALTLVIWLLAINVYFNAFWTVPAYKPMHDFLKYDFFQTTSVIGGLLLVVALGPGGVSMDEKKKEW, from the exons ATGGGGCAGGAGGAGCTTATGAGTCGAGCCGAAGATGTGGCGGACCAG ttctTGCGGATGACGAAGCAGTACCTGCCTCACCTGGCTCGGCTGTGTCTAATCAGCACCTTCCTGGAGGACGGCATCCGTATGTGGTTCCAGTGGAACGAGCAAAAGGACTACATCGAGGCGACGTGGGGCTGTGGCTACTTCCTGGCCACCTGCTTTGTGCTGCTCAACCTCACAGGACAGCTTG GTGGCTGTGTCCTTATCCTCAGTAGAAATtttgtacagtatgcctgctttGGATTATTTGGAGTCATAGCTCTACAG ACGGTTGCATACAGTATTTTATGGGATATAAAATTTCTGATGAG GAACCTTGCTCTTGGCGGTGGACTCCTGCTGTTACTAGCAGAGTCGCGTTCAGAAGGGAAGAGCATGTTCGCTGGCGTCCCCTCCATGGGGGAGAGCTCACCGAAGCAGTACATGCAGCTGGGAGGGAGAGTCCTGTTGGTGCTCATGTTCATGACCCTGCTGCACTTTGACCCCAGCTTCTTCTCG ATCCTCCAGAACATGGTGGGCACGGCTCTCATCATCCTGGTGGCCATTGGCTTCAAGACCAAGCTGGCCGCCCTGACCCTGGTAATATGGCTGCTGGCCATCAACGTCTACTTCAACGCCTTTTGGACGGTGCCCGCCTACAAGCCTATGCATGACTTCCTCAAGTACGATTTCTTCCAGACCACGTCCGTCATCGGAGGGCTGCTGTTAGTCGTGGCACTGGGGCCCGGCGGGGTGTCCATGGacgagaagaagaaggagtggtag